A region of Burkholderiales bacterium DNA encodes the following proteins:
- a CDS encoding HAMP domain-containing histidine kinase, which translates to MSHRLDFATLSATGIHELKNLVGELTLLLDGLEATAAPQQRSPLSAARFLCGRIHDRMAALLTLYKLDGGRQAFAKEAHCPADVVEDIAAELRTLAGRPLQIDTQMAVDLPAFWFFDRELVRAALLNAGHNALLYARETVRLTAAQEAGWLVFTVADDGAGYPAELLADKPIEPQKSRHGSGLGLYLAQAVAYAHEHGGRRGRVRLRNGDDGGAVFALMLP; encoded by the coding sequence ATGAGTCACCGTCTCGACTTCGCCACCCTCTCCGCCACCGGCATCCATGAGCTCAAAAACCTCGTCGGCGAGCTTACCCTGCTCCTTGACGGCCTCGAGGCGACGGCAGCACCCCAGCAAAGGTCGCCCCTTTCGGCGGCGCGCTTCCTTTGTGGCCGCATCCACGACCGCATGGCCGCTCTGCTCACCCTCTACAAACTGGATGGCGGACGTCAGGCGTTTGCCAAGGAGGCCCACTGCCCGGCGGATGTGGTGGAGGACATCGCCGCCGAACTCAGGACGCTGGCGGGAAGGCCGCTGCAAATCGACACCCAAATGGCCGTGGATCTGCCGGCCTTCTGGTTCTTCGACCGTGAGCTCGTGCGGGCGGCGCTGCTCAATGCTGGCCACAACGCGCTCCTCTATGCGCGGGAGACGGTGCGTCTGACCGCGGCGCAGGAGGCGGGCTGGCTCGTCTTCACGGTGGCGGACGACGGCGCCGGCTACCCTGCCGAACTCCTCGCGGACAAGCCCATCGAGCCGCAGAAATCGCGCCACGGCAGCGGCCTCGGCCTCTACCTCGCCCAGGCCGTCGCCTATGCCCACGAACACGGCGGCCGCCGGGGCAGGGTTCGCCTGCGCAATGGCGACGATGGGGGAGCGGTCTTCGCACTGATGCTGCCGTAG
- a CDS encoding gamma carbonic anhydrase family protein, translating to MAQNILSHHGATPVIPASCYIHPSAQIIGEVTLGEHVSVWPGAVIRGDVNYILIGEDTNIQDLAVLHVSHKSDWDPEGAPLVIGARVTVGHSVILHGCTIGDECLIGMGSIVMDKAVLQPRVLLAAGSLVPEGKVLESGYLYLGRPAKPLRPLTADELAYFAYSARHYRTLAESYRS from the coding sequence ATGGCCCAGAACATCCTCTCCCATCACGGGGCCACACCGGTCATTCCGGCAAGCTGCTACATCCATCCCAGCGCCCAGATCATCGGTGAAGTGACCCTGGGTGAACACGTTTCCGTCTGGCCCGGGGCGGTGATCCGCGGCGATGTGAATTACATCCTCATCGGCGAAGACACCAACATCCAGGACCTCGCCGTGCTGCATGTCTCCCACAAGAGCGACTGGGACCCGGAAGGGGCGCCTCTTGTCATCGGCGCACGGGTGACGGTGGGCCACAGCGTCATCCTTCACGGCTGCACCATTGGCGATGAATGTCTCATTGGCATGGGATCCATCGTCATGGACAAGGCGGTGCTGCAGCCGCGGGTGCTGCTTGCCGCAGGCAGCCTGGTGCCGGAAGGCAAGGTGCTGGAATCCGGCTATCTCTACCTCGGCCGTCCGGCCAAGCCGCTGCGGCCCCTCACCGCCGACGAGCTCGCCTACTTCGCCTATTCCGCAAGGCACTACCGGACGCTGGCGGAAAGCTACCGGTCCTGA
- the mpl gene encoding UDP-N-acetylmuramate:L-alanyl-gamma-D-glutamyl-meso-diaminopimelate ligase, whose translation MHIHILGICGTFMGGIAALAHAAGHRVTGCDSNVYPPMSTQLAALGIRLIEGYDPDQVRLAPDIYVIGNVVSRGNPLLEEILNRGLPYTSGPQWLRENILADKWVLAVSGTHGKTTTTSMLAWLLEQGGLAPGFLVGGVPENFGVSARLTDSPFFVVEADEYDTAFFDKRSKFVHYRPRTLIINNVEFDHADIFPDLAAIETQFHHCVRTVPANGLIVANGREESVARILARGCWTPVERFGAADGWQAGPVDGAGGFEVSFAGIPQGRVQWSLLGEHNRLNALAAIAAARHAGVPAATAIAALSSFRNVKRRLEVRGSVAGITVYDDFAHHPTAISTTLAGLRQKVDSARILAVLEPRSNTMKMGVMKDRLPPSLAAADHVFCYGANLGWDAHAVFAVMGERAEVHDDLDTLIEAIVRFARPGDHILIMSNGSFGGIHDKLLARLSQQSPAP comes from the coding sequence ATGCACATCCATATCCTCGGCATCTGCGGCACCTTCATGGGGGGCATCGCGGCGCTCGCCCATGCCGCCGGCCACCGCGTCACGGGCTGTGACAGCAACGTCTATCCGCCCATGAGCACCCAGCTCGCGGCGCTGGGCATCCGCCTCATCGAGGGCTACGACCCGGACCAGGTCCGGCTTGCACCCGACATCTACGTGATCGGCAATGTCGTCTCCCGCGGCAACCCTCTGCTCGAGGAAATCTTAAACCGCGGCCTGCCCTACACCTCGGGCCCCCAGTGGCTGCGGGAAAACATTCTGGCCGACAAATGGGTGCTCGCCGTCTCCGGTACCCATGGCAAGACCACCACCACTTCCATGCTTGCTTGGCTTTTGGAGCAGGGTGGCCTCGCACCCGGTTTTCTCGTCGGGGGTGTGCCGGAAAATTTCGGGGTGTCCGCCCGGCTCACGGATTCACCTTTTTTCGTCGTCGAGGCGGATGAGTATGACACCGCCTTCTTCGACAAGCGCTCCAAGTTCGTCCATTACCGGCCGCGCACGCTGATCATCAACAATGTGGAGTTCGACCACGCGGACATCTTCCCCGACCTTGCCGCCATCGAGACCCAGTTTCACCACTGTGTGCGCACGGTGCCGGCAAACGGGCTCATCGTGGCCAACGGCCGGGAGGAGAGTGTGGCCCGCATCCTCGCCCGGGGCTGCTGGACACCGGTGGAACGCTTCGGCGCAGCAGACGGCTGGCAGGCGGGCCCCGTGGATGGGGCGGGGGGCTTCGAGGTGTCCTTTGCCGGCATCCCCCAGGGGCGCGTGCAATGGAGTCTTCTCGGCGAACACAACCGCCTCAATGCCCTGGCGGCCATCGCCGCCGCCCGCCATGCCGGCGTGCCCGCCGCCACCGCCATCGCCGCGCTTTCCAGCTTCCGCAACGTGAAGCGCCGCCTTGAGGTGCGGGGCAGCGTGGCCGGCATCACCGTCTATGACGACTTTGCCCACCATCCCACGGCCATTTCCACCACGCTTGCCGGCCTGCGCCAGAAGGTGGACTCGGCGCGCATCCTCGCCGTGCTCGAGCCCCGCTCCAACACCATGAAAATGGGCGTGATGAAAGACCGTCTGCCCCCCAGTCTCGCCGCGGCCGACCATGTCTTCTGCTATGGGGCCAATCTGGGCTGGGATGCCCACGCGGTGTTTGCCGTCATGGGCGAGCGGGCGGAAGTGCACGATGATCTCGACACCCTGATCGAGGCCATCGTCCGCTTTGCGCGGCCCGGCGACCACATCCTCATCATGAGCAACGGCAGCTTCGGCGGCATCCACGACAAGCTCCTCGCACGCCTGAGCCAACAAAGCCCTGCCCCTTGA
- a CDS encoding tetratricopeptide repeat protein, protein MIDFSSKRFLIVDDQAGMRSALRTTLSAFGVIHADMATSANDVVRRLQSRSYDVIVCDYLLGEGADGQQLLEQLRHNRLISLQTVFVMVTAERTYERVVSAVELAPDDYLVKPFTAETLRTRLVRVFEKKAAFAPIHALIETGDLAEAIRVCSQAVAAGGKYTLDFLRLLAELYVSQGEFGEAEKIYQRVMEMRAIPWARMGLARILHAQGRSEEAEVLLLQVVEEAPEYMAAHDELASVLEANGKTREAQAVLSRAAAASPYILTRQRQVGELALRNDDLAAAEQAFRTVVERGRTSFFRQPDDYARLSRVQLKQGRIDEALATVRELRKNFNDTPETEFTAAVMESLIHGQAGDATRATQALEVALELQRRGLAGLTEEATLSLAEACLRQGREEVARELVEHAVKSNHESRSLIEKAKRIYAEAGRAAEGAALVEGSVQAIIQLNNEGVRRAQKGDLEGAVQLLSEAADRLPNNLQIVLNAAQAALVLMDRRGFDEARMEKVRHYLALARAREPHHAKLRVIESLADDVAHKYGVAR, encoded by the coding sequence ATGATCGATTTTTCCAGCAAGCGCTTCCTCATCGTGGATGACCAGGCCGGCATGCGCTCGGCCCTGCGCACCACCCTCAGCGCCTTCGGCGTCATCCATGCGGACATGGCCACAAGCGCCAACGATGTCGTGCGTCGCCTGCAAAGCAGAAGCTACGATGTGATCGTCTGCGATTATCTCCTGGGGGAGGGCGCCGACGGCCAGCAGTTGTTGGAACAACTGCGCCACAACCGCCTCATCAGCCTGCAGACGGTGTTCGTCATGGTCACCGCGGAACGCACCTACGAGCGCGTGGTGTCGGCGGTGGAGCTCGCACCCGACGATTATCTGGTCAAACCCTTCACCGCCGAGACGCTGCGCACCCGGCTGGTGCGGGTGTTCGAGAAGAAAGCCGCCTTTGCCCCCATCCATGCGCTCATCGAGACGGGCGACCTGGCGGAGGCCATCCGGGTGTGCAGCCAGGCGGTGGCGGCGGGTGGCAAGTACACCCTCGATTTTCTGCGTCTGCTGGCGGAGCTTTACGTCAGCCAGGGCGAGTTCGGCGAGGCAGAAAAGATCTACCAGCGGGTGATGGAAATGCGGGCCATCCCCTGGGCGCGCATGGGGCTTGCCCGAATACTGCACGCCCAGGGGCGAAGCGAGGAAGCGGAGGTCCTCCTGCTGCAGGTGGTGGAGGAGGCGCCAGAATACATGGCCGCCCATGACGAGCTTGCCAGCGTGTTGGAGGCGAATGGCAAGACACGGGAAGCGCAGGCGGTGCTCAGCCGGGCGGCCGCCGCCTCGCCCTACATCCTGACGCGGCAACGGCAGGTGGGGGAACTGGCGCTGCGCAACGATGATCTGGCCGCCGCCGAGCAGGCCTTCCGCACCGTGGTGGAACGGGGCCGCACTTCATTCTTCCGCCAGCCGGACGACTATGCCCGGCTATCCCGCGTCCAACTGAAGCAGGGCAGGATCGACGAGGCGCTGGCCACGGTGCGCGAGCTGCGCAAAAACTTCAACGACACGCCGGAGACGGAATTCACCGCCGCCGTGATGGAAAGCCTCATCCACGGGCAGGCCGGCGATGCCACCCGTGCGACGCAGGCCCTCGAAGTGGCGCTGGAACTTCAACGGCGGGGGCTCGCCGGGCTTACTGAAGAGGCCACCCTTTCCCTTGCCGAAGCCTGTTTGCGCCAGGGGCGGGAGGAGGTGGCGCGGGAGCTCGTGGAACACGCGGTGAAAAGCAATCACGAAAGCCGCAGCCTGATCGAAAAAGCCAAGCGGATTTATGCCGAGGCGGGGCGGGCGGCGGAAGGGGCGGCGCTGGTGGAAGGCAGCGTGCAGGCCATCATCCAGCTCAACAACGAAGGCGTGCGCCGCGCCCAGAAGGGAGACCTGGAAGGCGCGGTGCAGTTGCTCAGCGAGGCGGCGGACAGGTTGCCCAACAATCTGCAGATCGTGCTCAACGCCGCCCAGGCCGCCCTGGTGCTGATGGATCGGCGGGGCTTCGACGAGGCGCGCATGGAGAAGGTGCGCCACTACCTTGCCCTCGCCCGGGCACGGGAGCCCCATCATGCCAAGCTGCGCGTGATTGAAAGCCTCGCTGATGACGTGGCCCACAAATATGGAGTTGCCCGATGA
- a CDS encoding alpha/beta fold hydrolase, whose protein sequence is MFYCLHLRDCEVGGAVVSGHLYRFLDGREVDWDARVAEFTAACQGGRLLILLHGYNVNRSEGRASLSRYMQFLVAEGWAEPMLAVLWPGDGWAKALTYPFEGRDADDAGDALWKWLTTHVKADTRLAFAGHSLGCRVVMEAARRLARAGRLDLDRIVLMAPAIDNDSLGRSGRFGYREATLRAEQVAVLASRQDWVLRLAYPLGDLTQTLLFGERWGRALGYTGPLEREAAILSRLAPVPAANPARRIDHGDYLGAAPDGRHTVAESERFVAPFLAGHPRPTWPAAQ, encoded by the coding sequence ATGTTCTACTGCCTGCACCTGCGCGACTGCGAAGTGGGCGGTGCCGTGGTTTCCGGCCACCTCTATCGTTTCCTCGATGGTCGGGAAGTGGATTGGGATGCGCGCGTGGCCGAGTTCACCGCCGCCTGCCAGGGTGGCCGCCTGCTGATACTCCTGCACGGCTACAACGTGAACCGCAGCGAGGGGCGCGCAAGCCTTTCCCGCTACATGCAGTTTCTCGTCGCGGAAGGCTGGGCCGAACCCATGCTGGCCGTGCTCTGGCCCGGGGACGGCTGGGCCAAGGCGCTGACCTATCCCTTCGAGGGCCGCGATGCGGACGATGCGGGTGATGCCCTGTGGAAGTGGCTCACCACCCACGTTAAGGCCGACACACGGCTTGCGTTTGCCGGCCACAGCCTGGGTTGCCGGGTGGTGATGGAGGCGGCGCGGCGTCTGGCCCGTGCCGGCCGTCTCGATCTCGATCGCATCGTGCTGATGGCACCGGCCATCGACAACGACAGTCTGGGACGCAGCGGCCGCTTCGGCTATCGGGAAGCCACCCTGCGCGCGGAGCAGGTGGCGGTACTGGCTTCCCGGCAGGATTGGGTGCTGCGTCTGGCCTACCCTCTGGGCGACCTCACCCAGACCCTCCTCTTCGGTGAACGCTGGGGCCGCGCCCTGGGCTACACCGGCCCGCTGGAGCGGGAGGCGGCCATTCTGTCCCGACTCGCGCCGGTGCCCGCCGCCAACCCGGCGCGCCGCATCGATCACGGTGACTATCTGGGCGCCGCCCCCGATGGCCGGCATACCGTGGCGGAGAGCGAGCGCTTCGTCGCCCCCTTCCTTGCCGGCCATCCCCGGCCCACCTGGCCGGCAGCTCAATAA